One region of Vibrio sp. FE10 genomic DNA includes:
- a CDS encoding glycosyltransferase family 2 protein yields the protein MLSNSLNLQQYFWGMLLENTELWLMLFPMMVIVELPLFLLVLTGIFRWSYSESDIETTEYPSISFVITCYGEGDAIEITIDTLVEQLYPGKIEVLAVVDGAAQNEDTYQAAIRGEQRHQSVKNRNVRVIPKWQRGGRVSTLNAGLDNATGDFVINVDGDTSFDNDMALQMMKQFTDKNVIASGGALRVRNWQDNLLTRMQSLEYMLSMQAGKTGLSNWGVLNNISGAFGAFRKNVLKQVGGWDTHTAEDLDLTMRLKQYKKRYPNNRLAFAPRAVGHTDVPHTLKGLVQQRLRWDGDLLFLFLRKHNEGLTPRLLGWGNFIFTLVYGVLQNVLLPILVSVFMFYIFWVHSIDFVAALMILIYCVYLFTVIIFFTVYIGLVSEREKEDLRMAKWLPLYPFYQFFMRLITAFSMVNELFRRSHEESSMAPWWVLKKGKRF from the coding sequence ATGCTGTCGAATAGCCTCAATCTTCAACAATATTTTTGGGGGATGTTACTCGAAAATACAGAGCTATGGCTCATGCTGTTCCCCATGATGGTTATTGTTGAACTGCCACTTTTTTTACTCGTGTTAACAGGGATATTTCGTTGGTCTTATTCTGAGAGTGATATTGAGACAACAGAATACCCGAGCATATCTTTCGTCATTACTTGTTATGGCGAAGGAGATGCGATTGAAATTACGATAGACACACTAGTTGAGCAACTGTATCCCGGAAAGATTGAAGTGTTAGCGGTAGTTGATGGTGCAGCTCAGAATGAAGATACTTATCAAGCTGCGATTCGAGGTGAGCAGAGACATCAATCTGTAAAAAATCGAAATGTTCGAGTTATACCTAAGTGGCAAAGGGGAGGAAGAGTATCAACGTTGAATGCTGGTTTAGATAATGCCACCGGCGATTTTGTTATAAATGTTGATGGCGATACTTCTTTTGATAACGATATGGCACTGCAAATGATGAAGCAATTTACTGACAAGAATGTGATTGCTTCAGGTGGTGCGTTGCGTGTAAGAAATTGGCAGGACAACTTACTTACTCGTATGCAGTCTCTAGAATATATGTTGTCTATGCAAGCAGGAAAAACAGGGCTCTCAAACTGGGGAGTGCTAAATAATATTTCTGGAGCCTTTGGTGCATTTAGAAAAAATGTATTAAAACAAGTTGGAGGTTGGGATACGCATACGGCTGAAGATCTCGATTTAACGATGAGGCTTAAACAATATAAGAAACGCTACCCAAATAATAGATTGGCTTTTGCACCAAGAGCTGTCGGTCATACTGACGTGCCTCATACCTTAAAAGGATTAGTACAGCAAAGGCTTAGATGGGACGGAGATTTATTGTTTCTGTTTTTGAGGAAACACAATGAAGGACTAACCCCCCGTTTACTGGGTTGGGGGAATTTCATCTTCACTCTCGTTTATGGTGTATTGCAAAATGTATTGCTGCCGATTCTAGTTTCAGTGTTCATGTTTTATATATTTTGGGTTCACTCAATTGATTTTGTTGCTGCATTGATGATTCTAATTTATTGCGTGTATTTGTTTACCGTAATTATATTTTTTACTGTTTACATTGGTTTAGTTTCTGAAAGGGAGAAAGAGGATCTAAGAATGGCTAAATGGCTACCCCTCTATCCTTTTTATCAGTTTTTTATGCGCTTGATTACTGCGTTTTCCATGGTTAATGAATTATTTAGAAGAAGTCACGAAGAGTCGAGTATGGCTCCTTGGTGGGTATTGAAAAAAGGCAAAAGGTTTTAG
- a CDS encoding diguanylate cyclase, which translates to MRDKLKIYCLGTPIVDTEDRFDIAQVSDIEQLPELLGGVVFLNTEASVQDDLLSQLHRCRKFWSWKIYVFETSALSVCLSDGVLNQETIEDELTQHSRTLNSVSESTDALDPLIGWLGLEQDRRLVPHRSLTLKSIYSYPLVDLYYPELSSTYRFVLSETKRDTFEYDELINRVRVCSDCASAHLNYIEVCPSCKDIDITERVSLHCFTCGHVAEQGQFKRNHKLECPKCLTQLRHIGVDYDRPLETHSCNVCSHSFSEAETLAVCFSCDAKNDVSQLVVRKIYSLKLGVQGEYIFRHGVKLSAPELTLRGKVDSGYFSNLLDWVNRIAIRHQEDHLLLGLHLPDLAQYVSKNGDAKMFALIEQITERLNGLFRDSDICCQYKSDVLFVFMPKAKMEHINVLREKIEALCLLIEDDDFTLNVFAWSLPDPIVKEDVGAWLESKVGEIYAVE; encoded by the coding sequence ATGAGAGATAAATTAAAAATTTACTGTCTTGGGACCCCAATAGTTGATACGGAAGATCGATTTGATATTGCACAAGTAAGTGATATTGAGCAACTACCAGAGTTGTTAGGTGGTGTAGTTTTTCTAAACACAGAAGCCAGTGTACAAGATGATTTATTAAGTCAACTTCACCGTTGCAGAAAGTTTTGGTCTTGGAAGATTTATGTATTTGAAACTAGCGCATTATCAGTTTGTTTATCTGATGGAGTTTTAAATCAAGAGACTATTGAGGACGAACTGACCCAACATAGTAGAACGTTGAACAGTGTTTCCGAATCGACGGATGCTTTAGACCCTTTAATTGGATGGTTAGGGTTGGAGCAAGATCGACGACTAGTCCCTCATCGATCCCTGACTCTGAAATCGATATATTCTTACCCTTTAGTCGACTTATATTATCCAGAGTTAAGTTCTACATATCGTTTTGTTTTGTCAGAAACCAAGCGTGATACGTTTGAATATGATGAGTTGATCAATCGAGTCCGTGTATGTTCTGACTGCGCTAGTGCTCATTTGAATTACATCGAAGTGTGCCCTTCATGTAAAGACATTGATATTACCGAGCGTGTCTCATTACATTGTTTCACCTGTGGTCATGTAGCCGAACAAGGACAATTTAAACGTAACCATAAACTGGAATGCCCTAAATGTTTAACTCAACTTCGTCATATCGGTGTGGATTATGACCGCCCGCTAGAGACTCATTCATGTAACGTTTGTTCTCATTCCTTTTCTGAAGCTGAGACTTTGGCTGTTTGTTTTAGTTGTGATGCCAAGAATGATGTTTCTCAGTTGGTTGTCAGGAAAATCTATTCATTAAAATTAGGTGTGCAGGGCGAGTATATATTCCGTCACGGCGTCAAATTATCTGCTCCAGAGCTGACACTACGCGGCAAAGTAGACAGCGGGTATTTTTCAAACCTCCTTGATTGGGTCAATCGTATCGCTATCCGTCATCAAGAAGATCACCTTCTCCTAGGGCTGCATCTCCCTGATTTAGCTCAATATGTATCCAAGAATGGAGATGCGAAAATGTTTGCTTTGATCGAGCAAATTACTGAGCGCCTTAACGGTTTGTTTCGAGACTCAGATATTTGTTGTCAGTACAAAAGTGATGTTCTTTTCGTATTTATGCCTAAAGCTAAGATGGAACATATCAATGTTCTGCGTGAAAAAATAGAAGCCCTTTGTCTACTTATTGAAGACGACGATTTTACATTGAATGTGTTTGCTTGGAGCCTTCCTGACCCCATAGTTAAAGAGGATGTTGGGGCATGGTTAGAGAGTAAAGTCGGCGAAATTTATGCTGTCGAATAG
- a CDS encoding permease, with the protein MSNEMLTMLKDALDMFAFLAVELIILFLAISYIVGILQEFLTPEKIQSILSSRNGKGYVVAALLGAITPFCSCSTIPFLKGLLRARAGFGPMMVFLFGSPLLNPVIIGLFVITFGWQVAVFYFLVAMTVSVVAGYALEKLGFERYVKPEAYESTGSASSCGTSCGDSAPKKAAPAKAESSCGTSACGEPAPVMAKETSCCDSKKEEPQVTVSCCSTDGSATAEIVEKKEPSRWMRIWFSTWKDFKQVFPYLMMGIAIGSFIYGFIPTDLIAEYAGEGMWYAIPVAAVIGIPLYIRAEAVIPLSAALVQKGMALGSVMALIIGSAGASLTEVILLKSIFKNQMIAAFLFVILSMAMGAGFLYSFIFG; encoded by the coding sequence ATGAGCAATGAAATGTTAACAATGCTGAAAGACGCACTTGATATGTTCGCTTTCTTAGCAGTAGAGCTAATCATCCTTTTCTTGGCGATCAGCTACATTGTTGGGATTCTACAAGAGTTTCTTACACCAGAGAAGATTCAATCTATTCTGAGCTCGCGTAACGGTAAGGGTTATGTGGTTGCAGCGCTATTGGGTGCGATTACGCCTTTCTGTTCATGTTCGACCATTCCTTTCCTTAAAGGATTACTCCGTGCAAGAGCGGGTTTCGGTCCAATGATGGTGTTCCTATTCGGTAGCCCACTATTGAACCCAGTGATCATTGGTTTGTTCGTGATTACGTTCGGCTGGCAAGTGGCGGTGTTCTACTTCTTAGTCGCAATGACGGTATCGGTAGTGGCAGGATACGCACTTGAGAAGCTTGGCTTTGAGCGTTACGTAAAACCTGAAGCGTATGAATCGACAGGTTCTGCTTCAAGCTGTGGCACTAGCTGTGGTGATTCTGCTCCTAAGAAAGCAGCGCCAGCGAAGGCAGAGTCTTCATGTGGTACAAGTGCATGTGGTGAACCTGCACCTGTAATGGCGAAAGAGACATCTTGCTGCGATTCGAAAAAAGAAGAGCCACAAGTTACTGTTTCATGCTGCTCAACGGATGGAAGTGCGACGGCTGAAATCGTAGAGAAGAAAGAGCCTAGCCGTTGGATGAGAATTTGGTTCTCAACTTGGAAAGACTTCAAACAAGTTTTCCCTTACCTAATGATGGGTATCGCGATTGGTTCATTCATCTACGGCTTCATTCCTACAGACCTAATTGCTGAATACGCTGGTGAAGGTATGTGGTATGCGATTCCTGTAGCGGCTGTGATTGGTATTCCACTGTACATTCGTGCTGAAGCGGTAATTCCACTAAGTGCTGCTCTAGTTCAGAAAGGTATGGCGTTAGGTTCGGTAATGGCATTGATCATTGGTAGTGCGGGTGCAAGTTTGACAGAAGTTATCCTGCTTAAATCAATCTTCAAAAACCAAATGATTGCAGCATTCCTATTCGTTATTCTAAGCATGGCGATGGGCGCAGGCTTCCTATACAGCTTTATCTTTGGTTAA
- a CDS encoding ArsR/SmtB family transcription factor: MNLEVVAKALKELGHPIRLTIYKSVVKAGYQGIAVGGLQEELGIPGSTLSHHISSLASAGLISQRREGRTLFCVAEYECLEGVIDFLQDECCVNEQCN; the protein is encoded by the coding sequence ATGAACTTAGAAGTCGTTGCGAAAGCACTTAAAGAGTTGGGCCACCCTATTCGCCTAACTATTTATAAGAGTGTCGTTAAAGCTGGCTACCAAGGCATTGCAGTTGGCGGCCTACAAGAAGAGCTAGGTATTCCTGGTTCTACCTTGTCTCACCACATTTCAAGCCTAGCGTCGGCAGGTCTAATCAGCCAAAGACGTGAGGGAAGAACCCTATTTTGCGTAGCAGAGTATGAATGCCTAGAAGGCGTGATTGATTTCTTACAAGACGAGTGTTGCGTGAATGAACAGTGCAACTAA
- the sigZ gene encoding RNA polymerase sigma factor SigZ, with amino-acid sequence MNSATKAPLNKAPLNRASLNLEQVWAEYQQALKSFLHSKVNNTADVDDLLQEILIKTYQNLDKVQDASSVKSWLFQLANHTIIDFYRKHARQQRDSQIDAEDLWFTDLDHNSEFKQKLSLCIEPFIQALPEQSSSLLLAVDIKGQSQKEIAEAQNVSYSTVKSRVQKSRGDLKNLFEECCNLSLDQQGNVIDCELKPDNDCSSC; translated from the coding sequence ATGAACAGTGCAACTAAAGCACCTTTGAATAAGGCACCTTTGAATAGGGCATCTTTGAATTTGGAACAAGTTTGGGCTGAGTATCAGCAAGCGTTAAAGTCATTCTTGCATTCCAAGGTCAACAACACCGCTGATGTCGACGACTTACTGCAAGAGATCTTGATTAAGACTTATCAAAACTTAGATAAGGTGCAAGATGCGAGCAGCGTAAAATCGTGGCTATTCCAATTAGCCAATCACACCATTATCGACTTCTATCGTAAACATGCTCGACAACAGCGTGACAGCCAAATTGATGCTGAAGATCTATGGTTCACCGATTTAGACCACAACTCTGAGTTCAAACAGAAGCTTTCATTGTGTATCGAACCCTTTATTCAGGCGCTACCAGAACAAAGTTCATCATTGCTGCTTGCTGTCGACATCAAAGGTCAAAGTCAGAAAGAGATCGCAGAGGCGCAAAACGTCAGCTACTCAACGGTTAAGTCTCGCGTTCAGAAAAGTCGCGGGGATCTTAAGAACCTGTTTGAAGAGTGCTGTAACCTGTCACTTGACCAACAAGGCAATGTGATTGACTGCGAACTCAAGCCAGACAACGATTGCAGTAGCTGCTAA
- a CDS encoding YitT family protein: protein MDKDHNLRENLLALILGSALVSLGVIFFNQVGLLTGGTAGLAIFITKVTDLSFGQVFFALNLPFYILSVARMGWRFTINTFIAVSIVSFAVDHLYHVIQIAEIHALYAALIGGGLIGTGMLVIFRHKMSLGGFNILALFLQERFGIRAGKVQMALDCTIVVLSLFIVDVSLVLLSVLGAIVTNLILAMNHKPGRYQPVVKAEAA from the coding sequence ATGGATAAAGATCATAACCTTCGCGAAAACTTATTGGCACTGATCTTAGGTAGCGCATTAGTTTCACTCGGCGTTATCTTTTTCAATCAAGTCGGTTTGCTCACCGGAGGCACGGCTGGTCTAGCAATCTTCATTACCAAAGTGACAGACTTAAGCTTTGGCCAAGTGTTCTTCGCACTTAACTTACCTTTCTATATTTTGTCGGTCGCTCGTATGGGATGGCGCTTTACCATCAATACGTTTATCGCAGTTTCGATTGTTTCGTTCGCCGTGGATCACTTGTATCATGTGATTCAGATTGCTGAAATTCATGCATTGTATGCAGCGTTAATTGGCGGTGGCCTTATTGGTACCGGCATGCTGGTGATCTTCCGTCATAAGATGAGCTTAGGTGGCTTCAACATTCTGGCACTGTTCTTACAAGAACGTTTTGGAATTCGCGCGGGCAAGGTTCAGATGGCATTAGACTGCACGATTGTTGTGCTTTCACTGTTTATTGTTGATGTGTCACTGGTCTTACTGTCTGTGCTTGGTGCGATAGTCACTAACTTGATTCTAGCGATGAACCATAAGCCAGGGCGCTATCAACCGGTCGTCAAAGCGGAAGCAGCGTAG
- a CDS encoding MFS transporter, translated as MSIFRFPLLVWLGIGTLIISLGIRQSFGIFMMPISDHFGTGREFFSFAIALQNLLFGMFQPFVGMAADKWGARRIIIAGACAYGLGLLLTSISTESSMLYVSLGALVGLGLSATSYVIVLGAVAKVVPAEHAAKAFGLTTAAGSFGMFAVIPGAQYMLNEFDWQSAMQVFGVLCCLMISFALFMRAPKSTTNKQVEDNQTLKEALSEAFANKSYWLIHAGFFVCGFHVMFIATHLPSYLADKNLPASSAAMALAYVGIFNIFGSYFWGVMGDKFSKRHVMSALYLVRTVVIGAFVTLPVTESTAAIFGAAIGFCWLGTVPLTSGLVRQIFGARYLSTLYGLVFFTHQVGSFLGAWVGGRIYDYYGSYEPIWWSTVVLAFAAALIHLPINDKPIERLKLAMA; from the coding sequence ATGAGCATTTTCCGTTTTCCTTTACTGGTATGGCTTGGGATCGGCACACTTATTATCAGTCTAGGGATCAGACAATCATTCGGCATTTTCATGATGCCAATTTCAGATCATTTCGGCACGGGTCGAGAGTTTTTCAGCTTCGCTATTGCTCTACAAAACCTGTTGTTCGGTATGTTCCAACCTTTTGTTGGTATGGCTGCTGACAAATGGGGAGCAAGACGCATCATTATTGCTGGCGCATGTGCTTACGGTTTGGGTTTACTTCTTACCTCAATTTCTACCGAATCAAGCATGCTTTACGTTTCATTGGGCGCACTGGTTGGCCTTGGACTAAGTGCAACAAGCTATGTGATTGTGTTAGGCGCAGTAGCAAAAGTAGTACCTGCGGAGCATGCGGCTAAGGCATTTGGTTTAACCACAGCCGCAGGTTCGTTTGGTATGTTCGCGGTGATTCCGGGCGCGCAATACATGTTGAATGAATTCGATTGGCAAAGTGCGATGCAAGTATTTGGCGTGCTTTGTTGTTTGATGATCTCTTTTGCCCTGTTTATGCGAGCGCCGAAATCGACAACCAATAAACAAGTAGAAGACAACCAAACACTAAAAGAAGCGCTGTCTGAAGCATTTGCGAACAAAAGTTATTGGTTAATTCATGCAGGCTTCTTCGTGTGTGGTTTCCACGTGATGTTCATTGCGACGCACTTACCAAGTTACTTAGCCGACAAGAACCTACCCGCGAGCAGCGCAGCAATGGCACTGGCTTATGTGGGTATCTTCAACATCTTCGGGTCTTATTTCTGGGGTGTGATGGGCGACAAGTTCAGCAAGCGTCATGTAATGTCGGCACTGTACTTAGTTCGTACTGTGGTTATTGGTGCGTTTGTGACTCTGCCAGTAACGGAATCAACCGCAGCTATCTTTGGTGCAGCGATTGGTTTCTGTTGGTTGGGTACAGTTCCGTTAACGTCTGGTTTAGTTCGTCAGATCTTTGGTGCTCGTTACCTGTCGACTTTGTACGGCTTGGTTTTCTTTACTCACCAAGTAGGTAGCTTCTTAGGCGCTTGGGTTGGCGGTCGTATTTACGATTACTACGGATCTTACGAGCCAATCTGGTGGTCAACGGTGGTACTGGCATTTGCAGCAGCACTTA